DNA from Misgurnus anguillicaudatus chromosome 13, ASM2758022v2, whole genome shotgun sequence:
ccagcaaaaaatgccggatcggccccgataccgatccagaatatcggatcggtgcatccctaaacataatacacgatagcacaagcagctaaatttgctgcggctttaaatcaatattataaGCGAACGTATTACtagggtgaccagacgtcccgaaaaattcgggacagtcccgaaatctaagctgctgtcccgaatcccgaatcctgctCTAATTGTCCCGAAAATCATACTGAAGCAAAATCTTAATCCCGAATCCCGCTTTAATTTCCCCGAAAATTATACTAAAGCAAAATCTTGAGTAGTAGTTGTCTGATAAAACATGAGCGAGGAGGTTAAGTCATCCTGCAGCCAGCACCAgccggctgctcattggctgcagccagccgccgccggctgctcattggctgcagccagccgccgccggctgctcattggctgcagcatcTTGCTTTTATACTGTAGGCTCTCATTTTGCTGGCAGCAGTTAAAACCTCCGCGAAATATGCTGACgttgtattgtttctattaatttatctaattcatctatatgcacaaagacaataggacctttttgttttatagagttGACTAAGAGAGCGAAAGTTGCAGCAGCCGCGAGGACAGTTGAAAGTGCAGGCAGTGACAGTCAGTCGCATGAATGAGTCAGATTGGTCGAGGGCACGCAAagcactttgttaaaaaaatacttctataggtattatatacatttatacgcatatgtacttatattaataaaaatatgattagttCATTaacttcagtttgaaattccttatttttattattaagtaaaataaagaaaactattattgtatgaactattattgtataaagtataaaatactatatgtattatatcaatttatttataagcatatgtacttatattaatatgattgactcagtttgaaattcattgtcttttattattaaataaaattaataaataaaactattattggatgaaccccacccccccccccctcccgTTACGtctgaccccccccccccccgtcccgaatttcagccaatatcatctggtcaccctacgtattactaatgtaacgtatagaagttaagcccaagaaggcttcctccccgggttgaaaaaccccctaggagaaaaaaaccccggatTTTAGCcaaggaagtaaaaaaaaagtcctaggagggaaaaacccttgggagatatatatatatatatatatatatatatatacattgaaacggataaggagattaagcggatattaagcgggttctgccggtggtcattggtcaggcatcggctgggtatcacgttgaagaacagccagtagatcaaACTAAGCCTAACCCTTATAAAGACACTCCATAAGACAACTCTTTTATAACATCGATCCATTTCTGATTAATTCAATTCTGATCCAGTTGGTGATGGTTTGTAAAAGTTCTCTGTTCTATAACTAATGTTCTCTGTTCTAATACTGTTTAATGCCAAATATAATCATATTTTGTTTGTAtacagcacctttaaaagaGGTTTTCTCAAACAATCAAGAAAGAAActtgaattattttataatgtgcatttaaactCCACCTGCATCCCAATCAAGGGGCGACCTTCTGATCTCTCTAAAGAAGACAACACTGAAGTGACTTCAACTGCagttcatcgactggccactttAAAAGAGAGTCAATCCCATAGACcttcatgttaaaatgcccaactttacagtagataATAATACGTTTACAGACTGCTACAAATAGTGATTTTGGTCTATATACAtcattttgcccttcatgacaactgtgaggggggtgaattttttttaactcattcacttCAACCTCTTCCATGTCCCGcttctttacccatttttggttatcTGCGAGTGATGCGATGCTAAGGTGGCGCGGGCAGACTCCACCatctattggcttcaaaaaagctcttcacaaacctatagGTGACATCACAAACACTACGTCCGTATTTCTTACAGTCTATAGCCCCAATTCACCTACTATCCATTCTAAATAGCATTCGAAATAAGAATTGGCATGTCCCAAATCACAGAATGTTGAAATGAATATCTCTAAAAGTAACCAGATGATCTACGCTGCCTCTGGTGAATATATCAAGAGGCAGATCAATGTAAACTCTAACAGCTGATATTACCCACAAATCACTGCGAGAGGGAATTTAGTGACACTGTACTGAATTATAAAATCAAATAAGTGATGGTTCactaaattattaatttaagcCATATAGTAAacactacattaaaaaataatgaacgAAATGAAATACAAGAATGAGTATTTTTCTGCGTGTTATTGTTAATCATAAATATGTGTGCGCAACACATACACTTCAGTTACGTCATACTACATCCCAGTATATACACTATTGTGATAATATATACTTCCCATAACAACACTAACCCTAGTCTTAAAAAAGATCAGTACATCAGCAACAACTTATGCATCACGGGAACCAATCAGCAGCACTCTGAATTCAACACAGCTCCGCCTCCAACTGATACACTGAGACTACTGTAGTGTACACCAGGGGTTCTCATACTTtctcagcgtgcggccccccttgtgtatggcgcattccttcgcggccccccccaaagaaaatttatgacaagaaactgttttaaaactcaacttttgattaaacaaaacatatgacATGATATGAAGTAGTGCTGTTGGGTAgtattcttatttttttttaggtttaattgcacagaattcatgataaattaatttattttataaaatgtcataaaactggggcccccctggcaccatctcgcggcccccagtttgcgAACCACTGGTGTACACTACAGACAACAAACACGGTGTACAGTCTTCAATGCTGTCTTCAACatccatacacacacacacacacacacacacacacacacttctgtATGTTTGAATAATTAACAAAGAGAAAACATGACACACAACTAAAATGAGAGAATGTTTCAGTGTAAATTGACTGATTATCACTGTTACACAACATTTACTGCCCACAggtgtgcgtctgtgtgtgtgtcagtctttaaaatgaaaacatacACAACTGTATTTATTCAACACATCCTGAAATCAACTCTCACATCTGTTCTGAATTAATTACACATCATCATATACAGAAACATTTACAGTGCAAGAGCAGCTGTCATCtcaccaaacacacacacacacacacacacacacttttgtTCAGTTATATTTCTTACAGTATTTTGTCCAGTCCAGATCCTACACAACACTAATATAGTCTCAGTACCATAGTAACATACAGCATTACCATGGTACACATCGTTTATATAAGTGATCACTAGACCAGAGGCATCAGAACCGTGAGCAGACACAACCCGGACCGGGATCACTGTAATGatttaatatacagtattgcTCATAAACATGTCATTCCCACAGGCCCTCAGCggcaacacaaacacacacagacacactgcgCAAAATAAACAAGCGCGCACACACGACACAACTGAGCCGAACCGCGTGGACGATTTCTCATAAATGTCTGTCACGCTCGCTGTCAATTTCGGCTAACGGGAGACCGAGTAGCGGCGACGGATTCCGCCACTTACCTTCCGCCTTCACGAGCGCCGCCATCTTCTGCACTAATGACGTCAGCCGGGCGCGCGGCCGCGTGCACAGTGTGACAGGACAGTACACGTATAATCATATCggttattattaattattaaatcggTGTTACAGTTTATATCACcgaggggcagtttcccggacagggctgaTTCTTGTCCCAGACTGAAATGCATGTTCGAGCTgccataatttaaaaacaccttaagTTATATCATGgccattgttttgcctcaaGCACAGCAGTATTGTTACTGAAAACTACTTAACAATGTCTTCATAtaactgaattaaactaaaccctGTCGTGAGAGAGTTAAATGCACACAATATATCCATCGGATGCACGTGCGTTGTCGCTGTTACgagaacttaacttccggtacACATTTTAAACCGTAATGTTAGCTCAATGTTGTTTtttacgctttagctatgatttgaatcaagtcatctacttgttgtttattttgcttgttacgagaaataatttaatttttctttgTGAAAGTTACATTTGTTGCACGAatgccgtttgtttatgttattactTCTGAAGCTGTCTAAATCCCACGTGACCATACAGCGTATGTAAATGAGACTTGCACACATAATAATTATTTGCATAATGTTGTTGCGCTTTAACATGTAGAAATTTGGTTATCGTATCAAAAcgcaaaaaacaataaatacttTATACAGTTCCTCAGATATTAAAACAGACCACACATAGAGAAAATACCTTTTATTTGTATAAAATCATTATAACACAGCATCAATGCATTGTAACAGTGAGGaagatatttttaatgtttgaatTTACACATGGCCATTTCTGTGAATTGATAAAAAAATCTCATCATCTcatgtttattgaaaataaaataaaatcagcgTAGAACTGAAACAGGTAAAGTATGATAAAATGATAAGACTAAGAGCTGAATGAGTTTATCATGAGTTATGAACAGATGTTTCATTCAtggagaacacacacacacacacacacacaaataaaagtTATCATCAAACGGATGTCAGAGGAATAGCGGAAGAAAACATCTCAGTGCAGAAGATTGAGAAAGTGTTCACACATCTCCAGAACGCAGACATCTCAGATCTTACATGCCCTGTCTGATACTCTGGATAATCTGAAAGATCGCTGAAACAGAAAATCACAAATATCAtgattaaatataaaacacaaaGTATAGACAGCAGAACATTACAGTTAAGGGccattacacaaaaataacagCTGCAACTGATTgaacaacaacaaaatgaaGAGCTCTAgaaagtttttcaatatttgtgATCCTGTCTGTGTAATCCAGAataaaagtctcataatctaatgatgagatcaGGAGCATcagagtttgatttcaatctttgacatgatcttgctcagtcagtattaaagatatcacagttatattttcacacaatgttcctcacatcagtggttctcaaactggagaCAGGGGTCTGTGAGATGGGGCCAGGGTTTTACGACAATTGATATAATACATTCATTCATCATAAGATTTTGTGTTATTAAACCTCATAAAAATCAGGCCACTAGCCAACAGCAAAACTTTgtataatatgttttgtttaatttaacaagttttttaatgttttatgtccTAAATTTTATTTGGGTGGGGCATGATgggatgcaccgtacacaaggggggctgcCCACcgaaaaagtttaagaaccactgctttacaTGATATAGAAAACAGTGACTTTCagatgggttttcacaggcaagttttaagttttatttgtcaTGTGTACATATGTCAGTGATTAAATGTACATTAAAATGTTTAGTGTGATGCTCAGGTAATTCTACAGCAGTGTTTAACAAAGATACACGATTTAAAGGAAACGTcacatattcatttattttaagtacatttccATTTTTAGACTAGATTTGTGAAAATTGTGTGGGATTATATATTAAAAGTGTTTTAATAACACTATCAAACTTTAGAAACTGCTGAAAGAGACAGGACTGACAGAAGATGCATGAAACCTTTCTCTAACAGACACCAGACAAAACTCTCTGTAAGAAATCAATCACGCTTTATTCAAACTGTGCTACAAATTGATCAACAGAACTGAATTTGGCATCTCAAATTCATAGATACATATACATAAACGTCAAAATATTTGTTCCTTCACTTAAAAAATTAATCAGTTcatatttatgtcattttaaaatatgtgttaaaTATATGCAGCATGTTGGTTTTCATTTTACCTGAACCACAGACCACGAACACAAAGAGCGCCAGAAGCCACGGACCCACGGGATTCTTGTCTTCATTTACCACCCGCTGTATGAGAAACACACACAATTACAGTGTATTGTTTGTAATGAAGTTAAAGAGCACAAAAGTGTATAGCACACCGACTGAGCACTGTTTTAAAGTGTCTGGATGAGAATATCTTAAGCAGGGCTCTGGCTTTTGAGATCCACTGATCCTCCATTATATCAAAACCTTAACCTGGACTGTTCACCTGATTCACCCGGGTAGTAACTGACTACATGTAATCTGGATTACGTTATCAGTTTCCAAAAATCAAGTACTTGTAGTTAAattgcattacattttaaaatactcgTAATCAGAGTACATTTACTATTTCATTGTTACAGATTACATTTCATATtactttcttatttttcttttaaaaaaatttcataATCTTACAAAAGCTTTTATATGCCAACTGATCCATGGACCCGACGTGttgttttatgtgtattttattaatcttcacatactgtatgtatatagCATGATAAAGGTCAAAGGATTTAGagtaataaatatacaaagttttGTATATTCTTCAGTATTTACATCATATTTTATATAGGAGAGTCATTCTCATCACTGATGTTTTGTAACAAAATATGCATGCAACACGGTGTTACTGTGGTAAAATCTGACTTGAATCTTACctgaataataatattattattgctgAAATTATgcttatttatgttttacatacACTGTAATGTCAaatagggatgggacggtatgaaaatttcatatcatgattatagtgaccaaagttatcacggttatcattatcatggttttgtttaaatgagatggaaatgttcaaaaagaactgatacacacactgaaaacatttgaacaagttttatttttgaaaatcacaatttaatatttcatgtccctggaattatttctgtggtaaaaaaaaatctgtctaataagtttaccgtGAATGAATACAAAACATTATCTCTTAAATGCCGccttctgcaaaaaaaaaactatgttgctTGTGCGCGCCTGCATCAAACTGATTTTGGCTGAACAGGATTTACCGCAAGTTTttaaaatcacggtaatcaaacgcggttgtaatgataattcaattttaaatgataatactaaccgtcaggacattttatcgtggttaatCATGAAACCGGTAACCGTCCTACTCCCATCCCTATGCACTTACAAACATGTCTTATTTTAAATCGGCATATATTTCTTGCTCTTTTGTATTATGTTAAAACAGTACAAAATTCTATTCCCTTTaataatttaacagattatttcaatgcattatttggcacctttaaatatatgtGACATCAAATAAACATAGGTTAAATGTCAGCAAAAAGTACTCAGATTACGTTACACAAAATGTGTAATCTAAGAGATTATCTTACTGACTACAAATTTTGCAATATAGTTTGTAATCAGTAACTGATCACAGTTTCCAAGTAATCTACCCAGCTCTGTGGTTAGCATAGCAAGATTTTTAGTACATATTATTATTCTCTAGAAACAGAAATGACACAAAGTTACAGAATTCACGTTATAGATCAAATTCAATGACTTTAATGCAAACACATGAAAACAGATGTGAGGTTTGTATGTCATCCACCCCATCTCCCCCTCCacccccccaaacacacacacacacacacacacacacacacacacacacacacacacacacacacacacacacacacacacacacacacacacagcaattgACATGTTCAATTATAGCTGCAGTAGAGTAAAACATCCCTCATGAGTTTAAAAGCAGTAACCCCACACCATCACGCGTGAATATCGTAtgactgtgtaaaatgtgtacatatgcaaacacacacacacacaaatgcaaacATACGGATAGCACGTAGAATAtgtagtgtgtgtttgtgtgtgtgtgtccgtgtggtTGTCGCGGGAGCGCGCGTACCGTGTTTTTTTGCACGTGTCCTCTCTGCGTGATCGTCTTGCTGTGTTTCTCGTTCGCGACTTTCATCCGCTGAACCGCCGACATGATGAACTGTGTGAGGATCACAACGGCGCTCCGGTAAACGCGGCGGATTTGTCCAGCGATTCGATTCCGTTCAGTCCGTTGAGCTGAGCGATTCAACAGCGGCGGCACGTGACCAAACGCCGGCTACGCCTCCCTGTGACGTCGCTCGAGTTAACCCTTTACTGTACTGCCCGTCAAATCATAAGGTGGCTGGTGCTTTTCAAATCGCGTAATTTTGCACTATTCTACGCCATTTTTTTAGTATAGTTCACGTTGACATTTTCTAAGAGATGCACTCATTCAACCGAAAAACACTGAACCCGTCATCTGCGTCCTAATTCGGTGGTTGTATCGTTTGAAGAATCCAGACAAAGGTGACTTGTCAACAGATTTCAAACTCTAACAAGGTCGAACTTTACGAAATTATACTATTTTTATTGCAGAAATTAGACGAACAGTTTACGGAGGATTTCtttagctgtctgtctgtcatcgcCCACCGGTCTTTCCGTTACCTTGTGACGTCAGCAGCCAGGGTCCGTCGTTACTAACTTTATAAAAGAACGACTGAGACagacatttttgtttaatttcacaAAATATAAAGCATTCATGTAGATTAAATTACTCAACATCACAGATAAGCGTAACATGATATTACCGTTATGCAGCAGTAACATTTGTGAAAAACATCATACATAGTAAACCCGTTTCTACAGAAAACATAATGTtttgcatatttatttaaattcacaatgaatcttgggatagcgAGTCTGTGAGGAATCCATTTGTTCTGCCATTCCCAGAAACATTTACAGAGCGCAGAAGGAGTCTCTCCAGTCATCTCTCTCTGCTGGTTCTTCATCTCTCTCTCCACTACTGATTGAAGTGTGTGTCAGGTATCACTACTGCTCACTTACAGAACTTTCGTGTCTTcttttacctttaaaaaaaggcaCTAAATCATGTTCCCGCTCATTTTCCTTCACTTCTCCCTGCTGTTGTAATGATCTTCCTTTAGGAGTCCGATCCAAATTTCCAAATATACTTGACAAATTGATACGGACTGTAAACTTTGTATAAGCACTTCTTTTATTATTGCCTCCTCCCTATGAAAAATCACTTGATTGTTTCTTTATCTTTGaaagtcattttggataaaaacCTCTGCTAAATGTCTAAATGGAACAGGCCAAGCTTTGATGCATTTGGTCTTAAAGtcaaaatgaaattgaaatgaaaaactgtaatttgttttgggaatattgtggtattttttacaaatgactttgtgagcttcattgttttttttttattaatgtgctCTGATaatctttaaaggaacagtatgtaagaaatgtatatcaattaatcttAAAATTGCCCttatatgtcactagacattaagaattcattttcatttcaaatacttatatcactgacatcaGTGGCCTGGCAAGGATATtgccatttaaaaagtggagttgcagccctcaactgatgtttatgttgtcatgttgtgtattggccactagttgtgtgattgcagtaccagttttggccacaatcctacatactgttcctttaatcaaaaacactttctttacttccggtcatatatGGTATGTCAGGTGGGTGGGGTCTGGGAAAAGATggcagcgattagcaaatagcaacatgacccaacttcaaacgatccaatcagttctTGATGGACGAAGTGACGTTGGGCTCTTCCTTTTTTCattttcagaagccgtttcactcagatatgtcaccacggggaaaataagacaatcgctactttcatttcatggtgacttaaaatgatttTCATAAACTCACATGTATTATGCGTTTGATGTCATTCATTCTAGGCTGTTTCTCAAGCAGAAGGCTGAAATCTTCGgtggtcgcatttgtaggctccATACATCATAgtgtcttatttcaaaatattaacaattataaagttaagtattgtagggtgaccatacgtgccattttccTCAGACACGTCCTGGACAGGATTTCAGGTGTGTCCTTTGAAAGTTGCAATTGTCGATCGCATTATACGTCATCGAGGTGCTCACATTTCcgttaaaaacattataaaatggAGATTAATTTCtcttaagacatacaatcattgtagtttcatccTTACTTTGAAATGTAACAGTTGCTTTTCTGAGATAAAAACCTTAAATATTTAACCTCAATGATGTATGTGTAATGATGATAAAAAAAGGATGCTATAAATTGAACGGGTTGATTGAAGTCAAAAGACACGTTAAATGTAGACTagtaatgcattgttttttttgtaaatctgtgtttaaaatggtttatttacttccataacattttgtgaaaatgcactttaaattataatatacagtGTTTGACTGTTTACATAAGTTTCACTTCCTTCTGTTGTAAGTTTAATTATCAGTTTGTGATTGATTGCTAATGTCTCGTTCAACCTGTGTGCGGAGCGTGCGGCTGACGTTCGTCCATTACAACACTGAACGTGACTGAAGCTGCATCGTGtccgtgtcatattttctatttCCTCTTATACAGGTAAGAACGAGGGTTGTATAATGTTTGAACAagttatatatgtgtgtaataCTGTAAGGAACATGCAGGGAGTAAATGCTAATGATTGTATTTATGTAAACACAGTTAGCAGACTAAACGTAAACGTGCTATCTGTGTAGCACGTGGATGAGCATGTTGATGTTAAAGCGTGGTGTTAATAGAACATCGCAGCCACcattttctctgtgtgtgtaacGTTATATGTTTTATATCATAGAGATATGGTAAGTGTTATTGTTGAAGTTTAAGATAATTGAGTGTTACATGTGAAGAGGCaagatagtttttatttttaagcacaaTGCTATTACTGAGGGTAAAATGTGTATTCTGAATTAATAATGACTATAAAACAGCAGTATATATAATTACAGAATATCTATTCTTGTTTAAATAATCtgttttattaaatgtacttttacaAGGTTATTTGATATACTGATTTGAGATGCTGTAAACACATGTTGATATACTGATTTGAGATGCTGTAAACACATTTTGATATATACTGATTTGAGATGCTGTAAACACATTTTGATATATACTGATTTGAGATGCTGTAAACACATTTTGATATATACTGATTTAAGATGCTGTAAACACATTTTGAGATACTGATTTAAAGGTGCTATAAAAACATGTTGATATACTGATTTAAAGGTGCTATAAacaaattttgatatttttggtaactCATGTTAAAGGTTAACTGAGGTGTTCTAGTAATATGAAGTTATAACTCACCAGCTGATATTTTTCCTAATTGTGTAATCGCTTAAAGAGACATTGTCACACAAAGggaaaatgacatgtttaaatgTGATGCTGAGTAATTTGAgtaattgttttatactgttcaTGGTAAATACATTACAACACTGAACGTGACTGAAGCTGCATCGTGtccgtgtcatattttctatttCCTCTTATACAGAGGCGTAACATTTGGAGGCACCGCTGGGATTGGTGTGCAGCGTGGTTCGGCGTCTCCAACGGATGTCCCCAGCCGTCACACTTCCCTTTTAAACAACCCAGAGCATCAGGAAGCAGCTGGTGAATCAGCGACAGTGGTATTCCGATCGTCTTGGGCAGCTTGcatgtaatctgaggtatttCTGCATACCAGGAGAGCTGCTATTACTACCTAAAGATTGAAAGGTACCACTTCATTGCTAACACACACACTCAGCTGGAGAGATGGAGTCGACAGGGTTAGAGGAGTTACAGCTTGAGGTAATAAGGGCACTGTGTCTGTTACCCCGAGAAAGTTTGGTGGAGCTGTGTGACTATCTAATCA
Protein-coding regions in this window:
- the LOC129430426 gene encoding stress-associated endoplasmic reticulum protein 1, whose protein sequence is MSAVQRMKVANEKHSKTITQRGHVQKNTRVVNEDKNPVGPWLLALFVFVVCGSAIFQIIQSIRQGM